The region ATCCAGTGCATGTGAGACATGGGGTCCCTGTGAGACACTGACgcactctccctctcctccttccactCCACACCTTTTGGattttcctgtcctgctgtcctctgttCAGGAAGCCTTCGTCATGCCGCTGGGCCGTGACAAAAACCCGTGAGTCACCAAGCAGTAAAGCAGAAAGGAACCTAATGTGACTCTTCTCTGATCTGCATCTCTAACCTCCTTACTAGGTCTTGAATTGTTTTTCCAGTAGCTCCTAGGGGGTCTTTGACCCAATGCACAAAGCCACATTTGTCCTCCGTGTTTAACCACCTGCTGACTCTTGGCTTTAATATCTGTGAGTAATCTCTGTCCTGCTGGGACGGCTGTCTTGTGTGCACCTGCTGGCTCTGACGGAAGCGTGAGTCGGTCTGTGAAAACACTGATTAAGATTCCTTCATCCTTGGCCTCACATACAGTGTTGCCTTCGTCCGTTGGCTGCACTTTTGTCTAAATTTAAACCTGGAATTACACATAGAGCTGCTTATTTGCTCATATATGGATCTCAGTGTGCTGTGTCCCGTTTGTGATTAATTCTGCCTCCGTGAGATCACAGCCAGTCGGTTGATGAAGGTGACCTTACACTTCACCTGAGGAGAGTTCAAAGTTCACCAGAAGCTACGCCCACAAAGAGAATGAAAGTTCCTCATTGACCAGAGCACAAATCTGATGTCTGATATGATGTCATCCTGGTTCTCATCATCTTCCGCTCTCCTTTACGTTTCTTAAATTTAGGGAAGTAAAAcccgcacacacaaacaaatctgcTGTCCCAGCGTTTGTGTGATGGCCACTTATAAGTAAGTCCTTGTCCCATCTTCCAGACCCCCTGCATTAACTGTGTGTGCGTCCATGCTTGCTGGAATTTCTGCTGCCTGGGCCTTTTATTAGACTCATCCATACCACCACATTATAGGCCCTGGTAACCAGGCAACCACAGGTTCTTGCTGGTTACCATGCAAGCTCTCCATTGAGTGACGTCGCTGGCCTTATTTGCTTCTGTCCCCCCATTGGAATGAggacctttttttaaaaggtgcACCCCCAACTCCGCAcgcccacatacacacatgtgctTAACACCCCTTGCTCACACAttgtcccacacacacccttcttCGCCACCCTCTGTGAGGCAACAACAGAAGTGAAACTAACAAGCCGACAAACGCATCTTGCTGAGGCAGGTCAGAGTGGAGAGAAATCTTTGTGGAGAGAAGAGACAAAGTAATAATGTTACAGTGATACCCCTGCCTCTGGATTCATACAGCTGTTGTTCTTCAcatggagataaacaaactTGCAAATGCATAAAATTTGGGGATTTTAGAGCTGCAACCACTGTAACCAAGGCACAGATTGAATGTATGTGTATTGaccaaaaaaaaggcctttgactttttaaatcacattttaagcAAAGGAAATCCTGTATATGATCCTGTATATGGTCTGAGTAGCTTCGTCCAGTGAGACAGCACTTTCAGACCTCTTTATGAAAGTGAGCTCGTGCAAGTGGACAGAACAGAAGTCACCAAAGAGAGTGTGACTTTGTTTGGTCACTTTCCTAACTTTTAAAAGAGCATATGACCTGCTAAGATTCTTACATGAACAGCAAAACAAGTATGGATAAGCTTTTATAATCCAGTCACAGTTGTAAGTCAGGGGACTATTAGTCACTACCAGAAATGGCCCGTGCTGGCTATTGTCCTTGTCCTCAGTGGTATTATAACAAAATATAATAATCCCATCTGCTGTACGCATGAATGCAGAAATGATCTGCGAAAAAAAAGTAATGGTGtcacaaaaatgaaaagagtGACGATTGTTGTAAAGCTAATCTATCGCCCGATAAAGAATGTGACTGTGGCCATGAATGGGGTGACTTGGGACAACTGCTTCACCATAGTTCTAATTTGAACGCCTTTCACTGAGTGTGTGGAAttggaggggtgggaggggtctgAAAGTGggtgataatgatggtgatgtgtgtgtgtgtgtgtgtgtgtgtgtgtgtgtgtgtgtgtgtagggggtgCTGCAGTATTGTAGGCTGAACAGCAGAGCCCCCCACTCTAGCTGAATGGGTATTGTCATCTGGATTTCTATGGCTAACCAAAATACTTTCTCCCGCCGTGGGGGTGTATAGATTCATGGTGGGAATGGCATGCATTACTCATAACCTAGGAGGGCAACTCTGCCTCCGTTACTTTGTTTAGAAACACACTCCAACTGAAGACTTCAGCTGATATAATCACTTTAATTTCAATAAAATGAGTGAATATTGCATCTTTGCTTACATGAATGAATTGTTCACCTACAAACCACCAAGAAGATCAATGAAAACATGTTTATGCTTGGAATAatctgaaaagaaaagacacCCCTCCCCACCATGGCAAGGATGGAGAAAAATCACAGGTGCTTACGGCGGCCGATTTACAAATCTGTATACTTTTGAATTACAGATGGCAACTCTCCCCCGAAACTCAGGTCTAGAAACATCACAACAATTAAAAGCATGTCCAGGGTTAAGTCAttcttcaccatcttcatcctTTGCCCTTTTGTAACCTTCTAAATGAAGCATGGTTCCATTGAGGTAAGAGTCTTTGAGTGTGTGGGAGTGCAATCATTTTCAGTTACTGTACAGGTTTGTGCTGACAAAGCACATCGAGACAAAAGAGCAAAGTAATCACGGAGCATGGCTAAAGTTCCTCTAAAATTCTGGAGCTGCATCCACCTCGAAAATACTAATGATTTTGAAGATTTACAAAAACAGGTACCTAACCATGATACTCCTTTTTCACGTGTGCTACCTCTTTACGTTGatagtctttaaaaaaaaatacaaaaaaggattttaatgtAACTGAACGGTCAGTCTAAAAGCAGTAGAGGTGCTTCAAATTTCAAAAGTTCATtagtcttttttgttttttttaaaaagctgcaggTGCAATGATAATGTCCGtcaaataatgaaaaaaacaacaaaacaaagcaaaaacagtTTTTCTCTGTGCAGTTTTACGCACCAACCGCCTTTGGGCCACCTCGCTACACATAATTCCTCTTGTCATAGTCCCCGTTTTGTGTGGCTCTCTTGGTTGGAGAGTATTTAACAGAATATCCAGAGTTGCTACTGGAAGGACAGGAGCAACACAGCAGCGTTCCTCCGATCAGCAGCATCGCCGAGGCCGCCCAGCCGATGTAGAGCGCGGCGCCGATCTCCCTCTTCTTGGATGAAGGCACTTGTGGATTGTAGAAGTCCGAGATGATGTTGTTGGCCATCCAGCAGAGGGGCACCAGGACAAACACACCGCTGATGATGTAAATAACTCCTCCAGAATTCACCACGCGGGCTTTGACATACTCAGCGCGGATGCAGTTGGTGCACTGCGCCCCCGCAATTACGACCATGAGTCCCAGCACACCCATCACCGAGGAGATGATGGTGAGCGCTCTGGCCGCCTGCAGGTCGTGGCTGAGGGCAAGGACGGAGTCGTGCACCTTACACTGCATTTGACCCGTGCTCTGCACCACGCACGACATCCACAAGCCGTCCCAGATTGTCTGGGCCACCACGATGTTGGCTTCGATGAAAGCCGTCACCTTCCACATGGGCAGCCCGCACGACACCATCACCAGGAGCGAGCCTATTACGCACAGCGATAGTCCCAAGATTTCTAGTCCAGCTGACACCATTTTCGCTCGTCGTGTGGAATCAAGTCTGTCTGAAGATTTTCAAAGTCTTCCTTGCGTTGCAAACTCGACCTTAACCTGTGCGTTCGCCTCCGTATAAAAAGAGCGTGAGCCTTTAGTTGCGCATCACTCGGCGCATTTACGCAAAGATGGTTGATACAGCAGCTCAGGGTCTCTTTGTTAGTGAGGGATGAGAAAACAACTGGAATCACAGTGGCACCGGACCACGAATATCTGAAGGGTGGGGGCAAGAAAACTTTCCTCCAATCAGCGGTGGCCGCATCCTCAAGGGACCAATAACAACGCAGGGAAATTGTGCGGCCGAATAAAGCGGTACAGAGTAATTGTGCGTTTGAACAGTTATTTACAATGAAtaagaaggggggtgggggtcgagGAGGCTGAATGGAGCTAAATTGCAGTTGGATGAATCATAAcacatacattttaataaaaccaaaGTGAATGTTTTCATCTTAATGCCAAAATTATTAATTTAGGAAGACAGCATCAGTCTATTAAATGCAATAATTTTGACCCTCAACAGTCACAATCATAAGAATAATAACCATTACAAAATGGAAGAACTGGAAGAAACTTTATTTTCACagcaaaaaaatgtgtgtgtgtgtgtggggggggggggattgcgcagtcaaaataaaaaaaagtctaatattatagatatatatattaAGATATTATTGATAGGCTATATTTATTTGAGTATTTTCGGGATTTTTTTATTCTGCAggtgaaataaaaatgtcataACACTGGAATTATAAAGCTTTTGACATTAGTCAGGTAATATACATTAATTTATtacacttttatttcttttattacaATTATTTATGTAACACCTATGTGATTAGTTATTACTTACTTCTGGGGACATATTAATTCAAATCTAAATAATGAATATGGGGGAGTGAGGAAGTAATTTATAAAGCTTTAACTTAATTCAAATGCAACAATTATAGAATTTCCTTAATACAAACGGGCCCAAGATTGTGTTAAGTATTAATTCAAATCACATTTTAGACAGTTTACTTTCTGATAATTTATATGAGTTTATTGAGAAATTACAAAGCTGTCTAATGCTTGtagtcatgtaaaaaaaacaaaaaacattttgtctGATCTCACTACCAAAAACATTTTGGTGAAGAGTCATGAATAATACAATTCAAGAAAGGCTACGTTAGAGAAACTGTAACACATTGGCAGCCATGTTGGATCCGAGGAGGAATAGTTGCGGACGGGGAGTTGCTCTGACCTTCGAGCCCTAATGGCGTCCAAGACCGGCgctaagaaaaaaaagcttcaggGAACGAGGCGGTCCCACTGGGACAGTTTCCGGGTTTCCCTTCCTGGGCTGGGACAGCGACAAGGATAAAACCCCCCCACTATCAACAATATATCACATTTAAGTCGAGGTAAGGCTTCTCTCGGTGTTCAGTTCCT is a window of Takifugu flavidus isolate HTHZ2018 chromosome 5, ASM371156v2, whole genome shotgun sequence DNA encoding:
- the cldn5a gene encoding claudin 5a, yielding MVSAGLEILGLSLCVIGSLLVMVSCGLPMWKVTAFIEANIVVAQTIWDGLWMSCVVQSTGQMQCKVHDSVLALSHDLQAARALTIISSVMGVLGLMVVIAGAQCTNCIRAEYVKARVVNSGGVIYIISGVFVLVPLCWMANNIISDFYNPQVPSSKKREIGAALYIGWAASAMLLIGGTLLCCSCPSSSNSGYSVKYSPTKRATQNGDYDKRNYV